One Candidatus Korarchaeum sp. DNA segment encodes these proteins:
- a CDS encoding SufS family cysteine desulfurase, which translates to MLTAELREDFPILKVEVNGRQLIYFDNAATTQKPRQVIEAEREFYERLNANVHRGIHYLSREASELYERAHETLARFINADADEVIFTSNTTDAINIVAWGWAVWNIRSGERIVTTEMEHHSNMLPWRLVARLTGCEVAYVGVDEEGVPRMEEAERLIDERTKLVAISGMSNVTGFIPDIEGFIKLAREVGALVLVDGAQMVPHMPVDVKKLDVDFLAFSGHKMLGPTGTGVLYGKREVLAEMEPAKPGGGTIEDVTLDGQSWAELPWRQEGGTPNIAGGIGLAAAAEYLMRVGMERVRAHEVNLTERALKLLSEVEGLILYGPRDARRRGGIVAFNVKGIDPHMVGALLDARGIAVRTGLHCAHPLHRRMGAPQGTVRASFYLYNTEEEVEVLADELRGISRLS; encoded by the coding sequence ATGCTCACAGCGGAACTGAGGGAGGACTTCCCGATCCTGAAGGTGGAGGTCAACGGGAGGCAGCTTATCTACTTCGATAACGCAGCCACCACGCAGAAGCCAAGGCAGGTGATAGAAGCGGAGAGGGAGTTCTACGAGAGGTTGAACGCGAACGTCCACAGGGGTATACATTACCTGAGCAGGGAGGCCTCGGAGCTCTACGAGAGGGCTCATGAGACCCTAGCTAGGTTCATAAACGCCGATGCCGATGAGGTGATCTTCACATCCAACACGACGGATGCGATAAACATCGTTGCCTGGGGATGGGCTGTGTGGAACATCAGGAGTGGGGAGAGGATAGTGACGACTGAGATGGAGCATCACAGCAACATGCTCCCCTGGAGGCTCGTCGCTAGACTCACGGGTTGCGAGGTCGCTTACGTCGGCGTTGATGAGGAAGGAGTGCCGAGGATGGAGGAGGCCGAGAGGCTGATAGATGAGAGGACTAAGCTGGTGGCTATCTCAGGCATGTCCAATGTCACTGGATTCATCCCCGATATCGAGGGGTTCATCAAGCTGGCGAGGGAGGTGGGCGCGCTGGTCCTCGTGGATGGTGCTCAGATGGTCCCTCACATGCCCGTGGACGTCAAGAAGTTGGATGTTGATTTCCTCGCTTTCTCAGGACATAAGATGCTCGGACCAACGGGAACAGGGGTCCTCTACGGGAAGAGGGAGGTCCTAGCCGAGATGGAGCCTGCTAAACCCGGAGGGGGGACGATAGAGGACGTGACCTTGGATGGTCAGAGCTGGGCGGAGTTACCCTGGAGGCAGGAGGGGGGTACGCCGAATATCGCTGGCGGGATAGGGCTCGCTGCAGCTGCCGAGTACTTGATGAGGGTGGGGATGGAGAGGGTGAGGGCTCATGAGGTAAACCTGACTGAAAGGGCCCTCAAGCTCCTATCTGAGGTGGAGGGCTTGATCCTGTACGGGCCGAGGGACGCGAGGAGGAGAGGGGGTATAGTGGCCTTCAACGTCAAGGGAATTGACCCTCATATGGTCGGTGCTCTGCTCGACGCCAGGGGCATCGCCGTCAGGACGGGGTTACACTGCGCCCATCCCCTGCATAGGAGGATGGGGGCTCCTCAGGGGACTGTTAGAGCTAGCTTCTACCTCTACAACACCGAAGAGGAGGTAGAGGTACTGGCCGATGAGTTGAGGGGTATATCTAGGCTCTCGTAA
- a CDS encoding CBS domain-containing protein, producing the protein MRVSEFMSRNPLVVEPEMNLLEALDEMAHRDVWSPVVLSKEGKVLGFVTERDLINYVMSQKAPPEQFRVSDVMTRRYGVVKPYDSYLEAATTMMKAKARLVVLERDELVGVVTAADITKAYAVSSTRPIPLRPYATWKLVSVSLSESVERAIELMRRERVGSLIVEDEGVPVGIFTERDAVKGFLASGGDYCDPIGKYTTFKLITVDSEASLLDAAKLMAESRVKRLPITQEGAIKGIITARDVVEGIWRESTLSIVTP; encoded by the coding sequence ATGAGAGTATCGGAGTTCATGAGTAGGAATCCCCTTGTGGTCGAGCCCGAGATGAACTTACTTGAGGCTCTTGATGAGATGGCTCATCGTGACGTTTGGAGCCCCGTTGTCCTCTCAAAGGAGGGGAAGGTCCTGGGTTTCGTTACGGAGAGGGATCTGATAAATTACGTGATGTCGCAGAAGGCACCTCCGGAGCAGTTCAGAGTATCGGACGTCATGACCAGGAGGTACGGGGTGGTTAAGCCGTATGATAGTTACTTGGAGGCAGCGACCACCATGATGAAAGCTAAGGCTAGGCTAGTTGTGCTTGAGAGGGATGAGCTAGTGGGCGTGGTCACGGCTGCAGATATAACTAAAGCGTATGCTGTTTCGTCAACGCGTCCCATCCCGCTGAGACCCTACGCCACTTGGAAGCTGGTTAGCGTGAGCTTAAGTGAGAGCGTCGAGAGGGCGATAGAGCTCATGAGGAGGGAGAGGGTGGGGAGCCTGATAGTGGAGGACGAAGGTGTTCCGGTGGGTATATTCACCGAGAGAGATGCTGTTAAGGGTTTTCTGGCTTCAGGAGGGGACTACTGCGATCCCATTGGGAAGTACACTACGTTTAAGCTCATAACTGTAGATTCAGAAGCTTCCCTGCTTGACGCCGCCAAACTAATGGCTGAGAGTAGGGTGAAGAGGCTACCCATAACCCAGGAAGGTGCTATCAAGGGGATAATCACAGCTAGGGACGTAGTCGAGGGCATATGGAGGGAGTCAACGTTAAGTATCGTCACCCCATGA
- a CDS encoding hotdog domain-containing protein → MLRAGIQAERRFRVIEDMLASIVGSGRVDVLSTPSMIALMESVAESLVADELPEGMISVGTRVCVYHRAPAWLGDEVTVRAKLREVSGRRLIFEVRCLRGDVVIGEGEHERYVVERERFIKGR, encoded by the coding sequence GTGCTCCGGGCTGGGATTCAAGCGGAGAGGAGGTTCAGGGTGATCGAGGACATGTTAGCTAGTATAGTGGGCAGCGGGAGGGTGGATGTGCTCTCAACACCCTCTATGATAGCCCTGATGGAGAGCGTAGCGGAATCCTTGGTCGCCGATGAGCTTCCCGAGGGGATGATCAGCGTGGGCACTAGGGTATGCGTATACCATAGGGCGCCGGCTTGGCTAGGCGATGAGGTCACGGTTAGAGCTAAACTGAGGGAAGTGAGCGGTAGGAGGCTCATCTTTGAGGTCAGGTGCCTGAGGGGGGATGTCGTGATAGGGGAGGGGGAGCACGAGAGGTACGTGGTGGAGAGGGAGAGGTTCATCAAGGGAAGATAA
- a CDS encoding cation:proton antiporter produces the protein MEPLIRGIITVSLLVIAAKLFAGIFRGLKLPPVLGELFAGMLLSPYALGGGVKVFDEPLVVMNDYVEGFAEIGAILLLLAAGIELGLESLRASGKVAALIATGGGLLPFALAYYFYLAIGSNEATALIAGAAFVATSIAISKRVLSDMGLLDTRMGATLMSAAVLDDIVGIVVLGVVVSAISGGSLDPLTVAYKTASFIVIWLLILGVSVAIIPRFLESLGEFGGKGATKAIAISAGLGTASLSGAIGLSPLVGAYAAGLAIGESKWREEVMEFVSDLEAVFGSVFFAYLGAMLDLRVFTDPKVVGLVLVLTALAMIGKFLGSALPALVALKPREAVGLGVGMMPRGELGLIIASIGLTANVLGSEAYAEIIGMVALTTLISPLLLEKLCSAQRRAT, from the coding sequence ATGGAGCCTCTGATAAGGGGTATAATAACGGTCAGCCTTCTCGTGATCGCTGCTAAACTCTTCGCGGGCATATTCAGGGGATTAAAATTGCCCCCAGTACTGGGTGAGCTCTTCGCAGGTATGCTCCTGAGCCCGTACGCTTTAGGGGGAGGCGTTAAGGTGTTCGATGAACCTCTGGTAGTGATGAACGATTACGTTGAGGGATTCGCGGAGATAGGAGCAATACTCCTACTCCTGGCAGCCGGTATAGAGCTAGGATTAGAGAGCTTAAGGGCATCAGGTAAGGTGGCAGCTCTCATAGCGACGGGAGGAGGGTTGCTACCCTTCGCCTTAGCTTACTACTTCTACTTGGCCATCGGTAGCAATGAAGCTACCGCGCTCATAGCTGGTGCTGCCTTCGTGGCCACCAGCATAGCGATATCCAAGAGGGTCCTGAGCGACATGGGATTGCTCGACACGAGGATGGGCGCCACCCTCATGAGCGCTGCCGTGCTCGATGACATCGTCGGCATAGTCGTGCTGGGGGTTGTGGTCAGCGCTATATCCGGCGGCAGCCTGGATCCCCTCACCGTAGCCTATAAGACGGCATCTTTCATAGTCATATGGCTCCTCATCCTCGGGGTATCTGTAGCGATAATACCGAGGTTCCTCGAGTCCCTCGGTGAGTTCGGGGGCAAGGGGGCCACTAAGGCGATCGCCATATCCGCCGGCCTGGGGACCGCTTCCCTATCCGGAGCGATAGGCCTCAGTCCCCTAGTCGGAGCTTACGCTGCGGGTCTAGCCATAGGGGAATCTAAGTGGAGGGAGGAGGTGATGGAGTTCGTGTCCGATCTGGAGGCTGTATTCGGATCCGTTTTCTTCGCTTACCTAGGAGCTATGCTTGACTTGAGGGTCTTCACGGACCCGAAGGTGGTCGGTCTTGTCCTCGTGCTCACCGCTCTGGCGATGATCGGTAAGTTCTTGGGCTCAGCCCTACCGGCCCTGGTAGCGCTCAAACCCAGGGAAGCTGTGGGCTTAGGGGTTGGGATGATGCCGAGAGGGGAACTTGGGCTCATAATAGCGTCGATAGGTCTAACTGCGAACGTGCTCGGAAGCGAGGCGTACGCTGAAATAATAGGCATGGTGGCCCTTACTACGCTGATATCTCCGTTGCTCCTCGAGAAGCTCTGCAGCGCCCAGAGGAGGGCTACTTAA
- the ilvA gene encoding threonine ammonia-lyase: MNSRDLADDIFSRIEEAREFLRPVVHRTPLITSRTLSELSGREVHLKMENLQKTGSFKVRGAYYKMRRMGSPRGVVAASSGNHAQGVAYSAGLLGIKAVIVMPKYTPFFKVNATKGYGARVILHGETYDDAYIKAKEISESEGIPFIHPFDDPDVIAGQGTVGMEVQEDLGDADSVIVPVGGGGLISGIAIAMKSLNPNVRIIGVQPSGAPSAFLSYERGTPVETQQAYSIADGVVVKRPGDLTLRIMRDFVDEIVLVDDREIARAIFLLLERVKTVVEGAGALPVAALISGKLKLRGRRVVCVLSGGNIDPSMLIRITNRVLALEGRQVKVTGTLPDRSGQLKRVIDVVAELGFNIVEVEHERLNPLVHPGMVQVTLVLEVPERGAADLLISKLRRMGLEFSQVMP, translated from the coding sequence ATGAACTCGAGGGATCTGGCCGACGATATCTTCAGTAGGATAGAGGAAGCTAGGGAGTTCCTCAGGCCCGTCGTGCACAGGACCCCGCTGATAACCAGCAGGACCCTCTCGGAGCTCTCAGGCCGTGAGGTCCACTTGAAGATGGAGAACCTGCAGAAGACGGGTTCCTTCAAGGTCAGGGGTGCTTACTATAAGATGAGGAGGATGGGTAGCCCGAGGGGTGTCGTTGCAGCTAGCTCGGGGAACCATGCGCAAGGGGTAGCTTACTCAGCCGGCCTGCTCGGGATCAAAGCCGTCATAGTGATGCCGAAGTACACACCGTTCTTCAAGGTCAACGCTACCAAGGGATACGGGGCTCGGGTCATCCTGCACGGCGAGACGTACGATGACGCTTACATCAAGGCTAAGGAGATCTCGGAGAGCGAGGGGATACCCTTCATCCACCCGTTCGACGATCCTGATGTGATAGCGGGCCAGGGAACGGTGGGTATGGAGGTACAGGAGGACCTCGGGGATGCGGATAGCGTGATAGTCCCCGTCGGTGGAGGAGGTCTGATCTCAGGCATAGCTATCGCGATGAAGTCCCTCAACCCGAACGTGAGGATAATAGGGGTTCAGCCCTCAGGGGCTCCATCAGCTTTCCTCTCTTACGAGCGAGGGACCCCTGTGGAGACGCAGCAGGCTTACAGCATAGCGGATGGCGTCGTGGTCAAGAGGCCCGGGGACCTCACCTTGAGGATAATGAGGGACTTCGTCGATGAGATAGTCCTAGTGGATGACAGGGAGATAGCTAGAGCTATATTCCTCCTACTGGAGAGAGTTAAGACTGTAGTAGAGGGAGCTGGGGCTCTTCCAGTTGCAGCTCTAATTTCCGGTAAGCTCAAGCTCAGGGGGAGGCGTGTGGTTTGCGTCCTATCGGGAGGTAACATAGATCCATCCATGCTGATCAGGATAACCAACAGGGTGCTCGCCCTTGAGGGGAGACAGGTTAAGGTCACGGGTACGCTTCCGGATAGATCGGGCCAGCTTAAGAGGGTGATAGACGTCGTGGCTGAGCTGGGTTTCAACATAGTCGAGGTGGAGCACGAGAGGCTCAACCCGCTCGTGCACCCCGGCATGGTTCAGGTGACCCTGGTGTTGGAGGTCCCCGAGAGGGGGGCCGCTGACCTGCTCATCTCGAAGCTTAGGAGGATGGGACTCGAGTTCAGTCAGGTGATGCCCTGA
- a CDS encoding RidA family protein, with product MVEYVFTDRAPKPIGPYSQAVIAGDLVFLAGQIPIDPDTGEVVSGGIREQTRRVLENIKAVLEKAGCSFKDVVSVTVFLKDISHFNEFNEVYNEYFGDVRPARATVQVARLPKDALVEIVVTAYRGKS from the coding sequence ATGGTCGAGTACGTCTTCACCGACCGAGCCCCCAAGCCGATAGGACCGTACAGTCAAGCGGTCATAGCCGGTGACCTCGTCTTCCTAGCGGGCCAGATACCCATAGACCCCGATACCGGGGAGGTGGTGAGCGGAGGCATAAGGGAGCAGACGAGGAGGGTTCTGGAGAACATAAAAGCAGTTTTAGAGAAAGCTGGATGCTCTTTCAAGGATGTCGTTAGTGTCACTGTCTTCCTTAAGGACATATCTCATTTCAACGAGTTCAATGAGGTTTACAACGAGTACTTCGGTGACGTTAGACCTGCGAGAGCGACTGTCCAAGTAGCGAGACTCCCGAAGGACGCCCTAGTCGAGATAGTGGTCACGGCGTACAGGGGGAAGTCATAA